AGGCTCGCTGGGTTTGAATTCGGCAGCTTTGGAGTGTTTTCTACTCTGGGTTGTGGTTAGTTCACTTAAAAAGAAAAGcggttaaggaaaaaaaaaaattccgagACCAAAAGCTAGACTTATGACCACCACCTAGGTATTTCCTTTTGCTTCTTTCCTGTGGCGGGGGGAGGGCGGGGTGGGGGTTGCTTtgcctttctccttcattttcaaagtttttctttCCCAAAAGTGGTGACTATTTGGAGGTTTTGATGAGGCTCAACCTTCACACATCCAGTTTCCgctggggcaacagagggaaggagaaggccGGAGGGGGCTGTTGGTGCCCGGAGGATCGCCCCTTCCCTCCCGAGGCGTCTTAGGCCTGGCGGACACTGAAAGGTCGGGGCGCACTGACGGCCGGACCTCGCGAACGCAGCGCGCGCAGCCCTCAGGGTCTTCCCCTGCCCACCCCGCGCATCGCTAGGGGGCTCAGGCGCTGGGAAGTCCCCCCAAGCTCCCGCCGCCTCCCACGGGCCCGGCGAGCGTCGTCTGGGGAGCGTTTCCATAAATGAACAAACCCAGCCGGGCCCCCCGCGTGTTCAGCAATTCCAGAAGGTCCGGACAGGGCTGACCCGACGGCTGGGAGCGAGGGGACCCGTGGGCGGGAGTGGGGGGACTGTAGGGGGAGACCCGGGAGGGGAGGCCGCGCCCGCACCCGGTGCTCCTCGCCGGGGTCTCGGGCCCGCCCCTCCCTAGGGCCGGTGTGCGCCCCCTCGGCACGCCCATGCAGCCCCTGCCTCGCCCGCCCCTCCCCAGGCTCCGGCTCGCACCCCCGTCCTCGGGCCGCGACCCCCCGGGAACCCTAGCCCCTGGCCGCGGCCGCTTCCCGGGCCTCGCCCCGCGCCTCCCCCTGCAGCCCGCCCCGGCCGCACCCCCTAGCGTCCCCGCCCCCGGCCGCGCCCCCTCACGGGGGCCCCCTCGGCGGTCCGGGAGGCGGCGGGCGCGCCATGGGCAGCGGCAGCAGCCGGAGCAGCCGGACTCTGAGGCGGCGGCGCAGCCCCGAGAGCCTCCCTGCGGGGCCCGGAGCGGCAGCCCTGGAGGGCGGGACCCGCCGGCGGGTGCCGGTGGCGGCGGCCGAGGCCCCGGGGGCAGCCGCGGAGGAGGCGCCCGGCCGCGACCCCAGCCCCGTGGCGCCCCTCGACGGCAGGGACGAGACGCTGCGCCTGCTGGACGAGCTGCTGGCCGAGTCGGCGGCCTGGGGCCCCCCAGAGCCCGCCCCGCGCCGCCCAGCCCGGCCCCGACCCACCGCGGTCGCGGGGAGCGCGGTGAGTGTGGGAGCCGCAGGGCCTCGGGGGACGGCGGGGACCCCACTCACCGGCCGCGcgtccctgccccagccctgggcgCCGGTCGCGCTGCGCCCCCTTCCAGCCTCCGACCTGCGTGCTCCCCGCTGCCCCGGCCTCCCCGCCCCTGGGCCCCCAGGtttcctccctctctgccccGTCTCCGGGTCTGTGTCCAGGCCTGGGGGCGATCGCGCTGGGAGCGGCCGAGGAAGGACACCCCTAGGCGGAGCGCGCCGGGCTTCCGGCTCCCCTCGGGCCCGCGGCCCCGCCTGGCCTTCCCGGGCCGCCCTGGAGCGGGGCGCCGGCGGTGGTGGCACGGCAGCCAGACGGTGGCTCAGAAGCGCCCTGCCGCGCCCACCGGTCCAGATCCTTGCCTTGCTGGGCAGGCAATTCTCATGTTACTGCTATTTTTAAGATGCTGCGGAATCTCTTTTGCGCTTCCTATTCTCTCTCCCTGAATACTCGTAATAACAGTCCTGCTGttataaaaaaacaataaaacaagcaCTCTGGTTTGGCAACCGTCTTCGCTCCAGCAGAGCTGAATGAACAAGATCTTCAACATCCGCTCCCGGGCTCGGGGAGGATGCCAAGGGCCTCGTCCTCCTCCCTGGGGTCCCGGAGGCTTTGCTTAGCAGCCGCTGGGAGCCGAGGAAGATGCCTTCCTGGGTGGCCACCGCACCAAGGAATCCTGAAAAGGCCCcagggagggtgggggagagggaCAGCCCCAGGCGACAGTGCACAGagctctctccctctgcccctggTTCCCTGCTACTCTCACTTAcgatctttaaaaaggaaaagcgaGCTGCAGTGAGTAGGGCTGAATTATATAACAAGATTCCTTTAATACCACATCAGCCTGCAGTTATATAACACTGCCTGGACAAATAGCTGAGAAATTTGGGAGGAATTCACACATAGCAAGGAGGCAGTTAATTTTAGTGTTCATTTTCAAGTGCTTTGGAAACTCGGAGGTGAAAATGAGAGGCAAATAGCAAGAGTGAATGTTGTGCCCTCTGATTTGCTGATATTATTCATCATGGTGACTGCTCGCTCTTTAAGTCATTTTCCAGCTATCCTTTGAGCACCGGTCCCGCTGTGGGTGCTAGGGATGAGGCCACACGGCATAGCCCTTGCCCTAAAGAAGTCTGCAGCTCGATGGGGGAAAGTAGAAAGCAGGGCGATGAGAGATCCGTATCAAAAGGCCACAGGAGAAAGCGGCTAATCCCAAGGGAGGCAGGTAGGCATTCCCGAAGGGATGAATTTGGAAGTTGTCCTGAATCTGGAAGGGTCTGTGGACGTGATCCAGGCAGCAAGTTCTGTGCAGAGAGAACCTCATGCCTAATGTCACTGGTGGCTGGGGCAGCTGGTGCCCAGGGCAGGGGTCAGAGAGGTCTTAGGAGAGtatgccaggctgcagtgcgccaTGCCAGGGGTATTCCATGTTAGCGAGTTTGGATTACTATGAAAGTTCTGGGTATCTGAAAAGTAAGGATTGTGACAGTTTGTGTTTTAGGAACGTCACACCGACAACTGTGGGGAGGATGAACTGGACAGAGTCAGACTAGGGATAACATGACCACCTGTGTGAGTGGGTGGGGGAGTCTGCAATGGTCCAGGTGGCCGAGTCCTGAACCGAGGCAGTGGCGGTGAGAGGCTTGCAGAGGAGATGGTTTCAGGAATTGTTGAGGAGGTCAGCCAGCTGCAGTTGCCCTTCTGGGGTGTGAACTgtgtgtatcttttttctttctttctttctttttttttttttgaaacggagtttcactctgttgcccaggctggagtccagtggtgtgatcccggctcactgcaacctgtgcctcccaggttcaagcgattctcttgcctcagcctcctgagtatctgggattacaggcgcccgccaccacgcccaatttttgtatttttagaagagacggggttttgccatgatggccaggctggtttcaaactcctgacctcagatgacccgcccaccttggtctccgaaagtgctgggattataggcgtgagccacctcacccagctgacTGTATGTATTTTCTGCAccataaatgtttcttgaataaatgaatgaatcctaGAATCACAGATTATTCGAGGCGGAAGGGAGCCCTTGGGTCCAATTCATTATTTTCAGATAACGCCTGCATACCacagatgcgcgccaccacgcccagctaatttttgtatttttagcagaaacggggtttcaccatgttggccaggctggtcttgaactcctgacctcaggtgattcacccgccttggcttcccaaagtgctgggattacaggtgtgagccactgcacccggccaataacactacttttagtttctttaggaagaaaggaggaaaagaaacctTTAATAGCTTCATAACTGTCTAGCATTTTGGAGGAGAGACATAATCTTCATAAAAGAACATCAAACTCAAGTGAAAGTTATTCTTTTAAGCactcacatttaaaaattttgaccaCTGTTGACTGGGAATGTCTTAGAGACGGTCTGTTTATCCCTGAATCATCATTCTGaatattatgttttgtttttgtttttgtttttgtttttgagacagagtctcgctggaGTGAAGAAAGGGGGAGTGAGGTGGCAGGCACAGAAGCTGGGGttgtgctgggggaggggagctTCTGCAGTCATCCAAGTGAGATGTGGGGTCATTTGGACCAGGTTGGCGGGCGGTGGTGAGGGGCGGTTGGCTTATGGACTCACTAGTGGGGTGACTGGGATGTGTGAGGAAGAAAGGAATCAAAGGTGAACCAGGAGTTCTTGGCCAGAGCAGCTGGAGGGATGTAGCTGCCGTGAACAGACACAGAAGATGTGGAAGGGGCAGGTTTGGGGTGTCATTAACCAGGAAGTTGGTTTTCAGTatgttaaatttgagatgccTGTCAGACATCCAAACAGAAATGTCAAGTGGGTAGATCTTTGTAAGAGTTTGGCATTCAGGGGAGAGGTCAGGTTTGGAGTTCGTTTAGAAGCCATTAGAACATGGGAGGATTTAAACCCATGAGGTTAGATGGGATCACCAGTGACGATGCTGCCAGCGTGTGCTTAGGAAGCATGGATGGGCACTGGGCTCTGTCCTGGGAGCTTCGTGTATGTGAACTAACGTGGGGCGAGGCCAGGGGTTGAGCACGCTGTTCGAAGGTTGAGGAGATAGAGGCATCCTAAAGAACAGCCAGTAAAGGGGAGAAAACCAAGAGAACATCCGGAAGCCAAGGGAGGAGGGTGCTTAGGACGGAGGGCATGCTCAGCTGCTGGAAGTGCTGCTTGGTGGGATATATGCGGGAAGCCTGAGAGCTGGTGGTTGAATTGAGCCACTCGGAGGTCTCAAGGTCCTTGGTGAGAGATGGGTCAGAGAGTGGTGGGAGGCGCCTTGGGCTGGAGTTCATGGAGAATAGGACACAAGGAGTGCGGTGCAGTCAGCTCTTGTAGGAAGGCTCTTTTTACAGCGTAGCAGTAGTGGATGGCGGTAGGGATGGTGCTGCTGGACATGGAATTCACCAGAAAATCTTAGTCCCAGAATGGGCTGGATAAGAGGAGGTTTTGAGCATTAGAGG
This genomic window from Pan troglodytes isolate AG18354 chromosome 12, NHGRI_mPanTro3-v2.0_pri, whole genome shotgun sequence contains:
- the CYS1 gene encoding cystin-1, whose translation is MGSGSSRSSRTLRRRRSPESLPAGPGAAALEGGTRRRVPVAAAEAPGAAAEEAPGRDPSPVAPLDGRDETLRLLDELLAESAAWGPPEPAPRRPARPRPTAVAGSAVCAEQSSEGHPGSGNVSEAPASGRKKPERPAAISYDHSEEGLMASIEREYCR